The genomic segment GCTTCCCCTCATTTTTTTACAAGAATGCTTCTAAAAAAACCGAGTTATTTGAGGGCATTTTGTCTGGATTTATTCGTCAGTCTTTTTGGGCAATGTCTGCGAGGGGGTAAACCCCCACGCTAAATCGAAAAAAGTATTATGAATAATACTCATTACATAGCAGCCATTTTTTTCAGCCTGATTTATCCGGCTTTATTCGATTCAGCGTGGGCATTTATGCCCTCGCAGAAAGGATGAAATATGAATAACCCCTTTGGGTCAGTGAACAATATTCATTTTCAACCTATAAATTTAGAACTTCTACATCACCCATCTCATTTTCATTCTATTTAATTGATCCACTTTTATTTTACCTTTTTGTGAAAATGTGAAATTACAAACCATCTTTCCTCTATAAGCGCCAATTTAGGTATAGGTGTAATTCACGCTGATCTTTTGCTGATTTTGGGGGGATGTGTGTTGAGATAATTTCTATTAAAAAAAATTATGGAAGTCTAAATTGCTTTCAATTAAACTCTTTTTTCATAATAAAAGTATAAAAGTGAAAATTATAATTTGCAAGTAACACAAATTTGAGACATCAAGAACATCGAGATATTTTCAATTATATTGTTGGCAGATTTTAAAGGGATTTGAAAAGCAAGTGTTATTTCCAAAACTTGACATTGAATTACACTCTCTCGTCAAACAAATCTTGACTGACGCCACCATAGCTCAGTGGTAGAGCAACTGATTCGTAATCAGTTGGCCGTGAGTTCGACTCTCACTGGTGGCTCCATCTTTTTTCTTTATCAATAACAAAATAAGGTAGAATGGCATTAGAAGAACAGGCATTACAAATAATTTATGAATTTATATAAAAAAAAATTGCGATCACTTAGCAATAAGTTTTTCGTTACAAGAATTGTTGAAAATTTGTTAACTTTGTTGAGCATTTTTTTTCTGCTGTTTATAACTTACCATTTTATCTCAATTTTTTTTGGGAATGATTATGAATTGCTTTATTCGGGCAGCATAATTTTTAAAATTCTCTGTCTTCTAATTTTTTTCTACCTCATTTATAAAATTATCGGTTCGTACCACGGTTTGCATTTTATTGCAGAGAACTTAGCAGTAAAAAACCCTAAAGAGAATGAAATTTTACTCTCTGCTCTTGAGTTTAATTCTCGAAAAACTGCGGATAATTATTCAAGAGAAATAATTCAGGCGGAAATAAATCAGGCAAACGAAATTTCTAAGAAAGTAACTTTCAAAAACAATTTTTCCTTGCAAAAAATTTATTTCTCTCTAAAATTGTTTGTGGTTTCACTGGTTATGGTAATAATTTTGGCATTGAGTTTCCCTGTTAGTGTGCGTCAAACATTCAGGACTTTGATAAATATTCAGAGTTTTGAACCACACTTTGATTCGTTTATAGAAGTCATTCCGGGGAATAAGGTTGTTTTGAAAGGGAGCAATCTGGAAGTTCGAATAGAAAATTTCTATCCCGAATTAAATTACGAATTAGTTTTTATGAAAAATTTGCGTTCCAAAAAAATTGAACTGAGCAAATCAGCTTACACTTTTTATAATATTGATGATAGTTTGGATTACTTTTTTCGAAATGATTTTGCGGTTTCAGATACTTTTACGATTTCTGTTTTGGAAAAACCGGCAGTAAAAAATCTGACGATTCAATATGATTATCCGGCTTACGCAAAACTACTTCCGAAGATCGAAAAGGACGCATCCGGTAATATATTTACCCTAACAGGAACGAATATAAAATTTTCTATTGAAGTGAATAATCAGCTAACAGACGCCAGAATTATTTTTTCCGATGGGCAAACCGTGCAGATGAGTAAGGTTGAAGCAAAGCAGTATTCTGCAAATTTCAAGATAACAAAAAGTCTTACTTATTATTTTTATCTCGAGGATGTTTTGGGCAATAAGAATAGTTTTATCCGCAGGACAATTTATGCAGAGGACGACCTACCGCCCCAAGTAAAGATAACGTTTCCGGCAGAAGACAGGATTCTTGCCCAAAACCTTACCGAGACGATAAATTATTCTGCTTCAGACGATTTCGGAATTTCAGAGTTGGGAATTGTTTATAAAAAAAATGATGGGGAATTTATCCACAAGAATATTGACGTTGATGCGAATATTACGAATCTTAATGGAAGTTATATTTTTGATTTGAATGAGCATAGACTTTTTCCCGGAGATGTAATTGCCTATTATTTACAAATTTGGGATAATTGTAGCGAACCGGAAAAACAGTCATCTAAATCCCGAATATATCTTTTAAAATTTCCTTCTATCGAAGAATTATATGAGGAAATTGACAAGCAGCAGGAAAGTAAATATGAAAATCTTGCAGAAACTTTGGAAAAGGCTAAAAAAAATAAAAAGAAATTTGAAGACTTGCGAAGGAAATATCTGAAAAACGAAGAACTTGATTGGGAACAAAAGGATGAACTGAAAGAAACTCTCGAAAATCAAAAAGAGATGGCTGAACTCGCAGAAAAAACTGCAGAAGAATACAAAAAGTTTGTGGAGCAGATAGAAAAAAATAAAGCTGTTTCAAAAGAAACTCTGGAAAAACTAAAAAAAATTCAGGAGATAATGAAAGATATTGCCACTCCCGAACTAATGGATGCCATCAAAAAAATGCAAGAGTCTTTGGAGAATGTAGATCAAGAACAGATGAAAAAAGCGATGGAACAATTCAAATCTATGCAAGAGGATTTTTTGAAGAAATTGGATGAAACGCTTAAACTTTTGGAAAAAATAAAATTAGAGCAGAATATGCAAAAAATCCTCCAGCAGGCTGAAGAGATGGAAAAACTGCAAAAAGATTTGAATGAGAATGCGCAAGAGCGGATGGATAATAATTCTGACATGAGTGACCTTAGCGAGAAGCAAAAGGAAATTTCCGAAAAATATGAAAGTTTGAAAGAAGAAATTCAAAAACAGATTGAGGAACTGGAAAAAAACCAGAAAAATAAATCCGCCAACGAGTTGAGAGAAGCATTGGAGCAGGCTGAGAAAAATGAGATGTCCCCACAAATGCAGCAATCTGCCCAACAAATGCAAGCCAACAAAAAACAGAATCTTTCCAAAATGCAACAATCAATTCAGCAATCTATGTCTTCAATGAAGAATTCCATCCAAAAAGCCCAGCAATCTATGCAGGGAATGGCAATGGCTGAATTTCAAAAGCTGATTGACAAAACCATCTTCAATCTTCTCTATTTTTCAGGAATTCAGGAGAAAATATTGGGAAATAACTATAAATCTTTTGAGGTGCTTGATGAAGAAATTGCGATCTATGACGGAATCCAAAATGTGATGAAAGAACTTTTTAAAAATCCGTTGATCATCCTCATTCTTAGCCCTAAATTTTCTCCACACGTAGCAAGCCTGATAAATGATTTTGATTCTATGTTTGATCAACTTAGAAATAGACGCACTTATAATATTCAAAAGGATAAGGAAAGAATTTTCTCCGGAATCAATCTGTTGGTTTATGATCTTCTCCAGTCAAGCGGTGGAGGGCAGCAAGGCGGTGGGGGAGGAATGCAGCAACTTATGCAGCAGTTGCAGAAAATGGGTCAGCAGCAGGGAGGTGTCACCATGCTCGCTCAGGCTCTGATGCAGCAAATGATGGAGCAAATGGGACAAGGGCAAGGTTTGTCTCCTCAACAGAGAAAAATGATGGATAGAATTGCTGGAAATGAACAACGAATCAAAGAAAATCTGGAAAGGGTTTTGCGCGATTTCCCGGAAGCAGAAAAACTGATGGGCAATTTGCAATCTCTTGGGGATGAAATAAATGAAGTGCTAAAAAAATTGAATAAAGGAATTATTGATCAGGATCTAATTGAGAAGCAGCAGCACATTCATTCCCGCCTTCTTGATGCCCAGCGATCAATTCACAAACGCGATTTCAGCAATAAACGGAAAGCAAAAACGCCCGAGTTGTTTGAATATGCAACACCCGATTCACTTAGGATCAACAAAAATTCTAAAGAAGTGAAAGATGTTTTGAAATTTATCAACGAAAATTATCCCGAAGAATTTCACAATCTTATTAAAAAATATCTGGAAAAAATCCAATATGAACAGAAATAAATTTTTTCTGATCCTGCTTTTATTAATATTTGTTTTGGTTAGTCAATTATTTTGCTATTCTGACGAACAGATTATAAATATGAAATTGCAACGAGCAAGTTTTTTTGAGCGTCAGAATCAAACTGAAAAAGCGGAATCATTATATAAAGAATTGGTCATGAATTATCCGCACAATGAAAAAGCTGTTACGCGGCTGATCAGGTTTTATTTTAATACAAGAAATTACAAAAAATTAGATGAATTGCTCCAAAAAGAGAAAGATTATTTGAAAATCAATTACTATTTTCTAACTAAAATTCGATTGTTCTTGGTGCAAAATCAAGAAAGAAAAGCAAATCTCGAAGCCGAAAAATTCATCAATCTCAATCCTAAAAATTATTCTGTTTACGATCAAATTGCCCGTGTTTATGCTATGGAGCATCTGTTTGAGGAAGCCGAAGAATTTTATCTCGAAGCACGAAAAGTCTCGAAAACTCAAACCATTTATGCACGCCAATTAGCAGAAATTTATAAAGCTCAGATGGATTATGAACATGCGATTAAGGAGTATTTCAGCATTTTAGATGTACGTTCCTACGGCTTTGTTAAATATTCTCTAGAAAATCTCAGGGCAGGCAACAAAATGATTATTGAGGAACTGCAAGATAGACAGGGAGAATCTGAAGATAATTTATTTAGAAAACTTCTTGCAGAATTTTATGTGAGAAATCGCGAGTATGACAGGGCTTTTAAAATTTATAAGAATTTGGATGTGAATTCTATGCTCCAATTTGCTTCAATTGCTGTTAAGGGAGAGCAGTTCGATTTGGCTATTTCCGTTTATGAAGAAATCTTGAAAAATGATAAAATTGATGTAGTGATGAAATTCGGATTATATAAAAATATTGCCGATTTGTATTTTTTGACTCATCGGTATTCTGCAGCAGAAGGCTTTTACAAAAGGGTTGTCCATTTGCAAACAAAAGGTATGAAAAATCGCTCAAAGTTAAATTTGTTGATATTTGAAAGCCTTGTGGAACTTATCGAGATTAAATATACAATACAGGATTCGATTGTTGAGGCTCGAAAATATATTCTTCAGGCAAGAAAACTTTCGGTAAGAAGCAAGTATGGCGATCAATTAGACCTTTTGCTCGGGGATTGTTTTTTGCACGAATCGAAATACGATAAGGCAAAAGATATTTTTCAAAATATCGTAGCTAAAATCAAGGGCAAGGATAATGAATTTTCTTATCAGGCAAAATACAAGTTGTATTTAACTGATATTTTAGTAGGAAATTATACAGAATCAGATTCTCTTTTTGAGGAATTTACAGCAGAGAATTCTGCAAATGAATATTTCAATGATTTTGTGAAATTACATAATTTTACCAAAAATAGTAATTTAAAATCTGCAGATGATTCGCTGAAAACTGATATTTTAAATTTTTTGTTTAATCTGGAAACTCCTCAACTGCATAAAACAGAAATGTCGTTTCAGAAACTTTTAGTTTCTGCGAAAAATGAGGATGTAAAATATTTTTGCACTTTCACTATGGCAAATTATTTTTACAACAATCTTTATTATGATAAAGCGTTAAAGATCTATTTGCAATTGGCTCTTGCAAAATCTGTTATGGAATTGCCGGATTCAACCAATGTTAGCGAACCGGATACTTCCCCGGATTATAGCGAGTTTATTAGCAAACGGATAGGAGACTGTTATTATTATTTGGAAAAGTTTGAACTTGCAACAAGCAGTTATGAGAAATATTTAAAAGAGTTTCCTAACGGAGCATTTGCTCCTGAGATCAGGCAGAAACTAGAATAGGGAAAACGGAGAAGGGAGAAGGGAGAAGGGAAATGTGGATTCTTGATTCCGTCAATGACGTGAAAAAAATTGTCCATGAAGCAGCCTGAATTTTCTCGAAAATATGAAAAATGGGTTGAGGAAAAAAGAATAAAGAAAAAAAAGAGCGACATCCGAAAATGCCGCTCATAAACGTAGTTTTAGTTTGGGTGAATATTATTCAACAATTCCCAAAAGGTCGGAACGTTGCACGATAAGGAATTTTTCACCTTCGAGCTCGATCTCAGTTCCACCATATTTGGCATATATTATTTTATCACCTTCTTTTACTAAATCTTGTAGATCTTCATCATTCCCAACTGCAATTATTTCACCAATTTGTGGTTTTTCTTTTGCTGTATCGGGAATAATGATATTTCCTACTTTTTTTTCATCTTTAAGTTCTATGCTTTTGATAAGAACACGATCATCAATAGGTTTAATTTTCATCATTTTCTCCAGAATTATTTTAATTTATTTTTGTATAAATTTAAAACGATGTGCTTTTTCGTCAAGGAAATCTATAATTTTTTTCAAATAAATTAGATGTAGTGCGGTTTTTTGTTTCGGAAGGATATGGGATAATTGCATTACTTGACAACTATTTTGCCTTTTTTGGAATTGAAGAAATTTTTAACACAAATTCTAATATAATATTTCGGAGGAAAAGTGAAACCTATCAGGCATCTAAAAGAAATGGAAAAATACTTAAAAGAAAGAAAAGAGAAAAAAACTCTTGCAGTTGCAATGGGAGAAGATCCCCATACATTAGGAGCTGTTACCAGAGCTTTGAATAAAGATTTATTAAATGTGATTGTAACCGGGCAGCAAGACAAGATCAAGCAAGTTGCTGATGAAAAAGGGCTGGATATATCAAAATTAAAAATAATTGATGTTAAATCTGAAGAGGAAGGAATCAAAAAAGCTGTTCAACTCGTTAAGGAAGGCAAAGCAGATTATCTTATGAAGGGTCTTTGTAATACAGCAAAATATATGCGAGGGATTCTTGATAAGAACAAGGGTTTGATGAAAAAAGGTGAAATTCTTTCTCACGTTACTGTTATGGAAGTTCCTACTTATCACAAACTGCTTCTATTGTCCGATGTAGCCGTGATTCCATATCCGGACCTCTCAAATAAAATAAAAATGCTTGGTTATTGTAAACAAATCGCAAATTCTCTCGGAATAAAAAAACCAAAAGCCGCAATTCTTGCTGCTGTGGAAAAGGTAAATCCCAAAATGCAATCCACCATGGAAGCTGCTATTCTTTCTAAAATGCAGGACAGAAAACAGATCACAGGTATGTTAGTAGATGGACCACTTGCAATGGATTTGGCTGTTTCAAAAGAAAGTGCTGATATTAAAGGGATAAAAAGCGAAGTGGCTGGAGACGCAGACATAATTTTATTCCCGAATATCGAAGCAGGAAACATTGTCTATAAAACACTTGCGTATCTCGGAAATGCAAAATTGGCGGCTATTGTTATGGGTGCGAATGTGCCATGTGTTCTCACTTCTCGTTCCGATAGTGATGACTCCAAATATTACTCGATCATTCTTGGAGCATTGGCATCATGAATAATGAATAATGAATAATGAATAATGTAAAACTGAACAATGTGGCACACGAGTCCTTTTGTTTGAATGACAATGTAAAAACGTAAAATGAAAAATATTAACGATTCCCCAACGGGGATAAATAGAATAGCATCCCGATAATTTTTCGGGATGAAAGCAATTAGCACACAACTATTTTTTAGCATAAAGCGATACATAAAATTGAATAGATGAAAAAAATAATCATAGCATCAGATCATGCAGGATTTGAATTAAAGGGGAGATTGTTGGATTATCTGCATGATAAATATGTAGTTGAGGATGCGGGAACATATACAAAAGAATCATGTGATTATCCTGACGTGGGTTTTCCAGCTGCCGAGAAGGTGGCACAAGGTTTATTCGATGCGGGAATCCTTATTTGCGGATCCGGTATCGGAATGAGTATCGTAGCCAACAAAGTTAAAAATATCCGGGGAGCTCTTTGCACTTCTCCTGAAATTGCAAAACTTTCGCGCCAGCATAATAATTCAAATATTTTAATACTACCCGGAAGATTTATTGATTTTACAAATGCTAAAAAAGTTGTTGATGTTTGGTTGAAAACCGGTTTTGCTGAAGGAAGACATCACAGACGAATAAAAAAAATACAAAAATACGAAGAACAGTAGAAACAGCCAATTTACATATCAGAATAAAATATTTACATTCAAAAATAAACCATCTAATAATCCCTTTGGAGGAATTATGTTAAATTATAATGAAATTAAAAAATCAGATCCGGAAGTTTTCGGTTTTATGATGGACGAAGTTAATCGTCAAAATCAAAATCTGGAATTAATTGCTTCGGAAAACATCGTATCTGATGCGGTTATGGAAGCAGCAGGTTCGGTACTAACAAACAAATATGCAGAAGGATATCCATATCGTCGTAGTCGCAAAGATGGAAAAGTAAAATACAGACTTTACGGGCGATATTACGGTGGATGCGAATATGTTGATAAAATCGAAGAATTAGCCATCGAACGCGCAAAGGAGATTTTTGGGGCAGAACACGCAAACGTTCAACCTCATTCCGGCTCACAGGCAAATATGGCAGCATATTTTGCGGTTGCAAAACCTGGAGATACGATCTTGAGTTTGAAACTCGAACACGGTGGACACCTCACTCACGGGCATCCGCTCAGTTTTTCGGGACAACTCTTTAATATTGTTGCTTATGGCGTTAACAAAGAAACAGAGCAATTCGATTACGATTCCATTTTTGAAAAAGCAAAAGAATGCAAACCGAGAATAATTCTTACTGGAGCAAGCGCTTATCCGAGAGAAATTAACTTTGCGAAATTCCGTGAGATTGCAGATGAAGTTGGTGCGATTTTAATAGTTGACATGGCTCACATAGCCGGACTTTGCGCTACCGGTTTGCACCCAAATCCGGTTAAGTATGCCGATATTGTTACATCAACCACCCACAAAACCTTACGAGGTCCTCGCGGTGGGCTCATCTTATGTAAGGAAAAATATGCAAAAGATGTAGATAAATTTGTGTTTCCTTGGGGGCAAGGAGGACCGCTGGAACACGTGATAGCAGCAAAAGCGATTGCCTTTAAAGAAGTAATGGGGGATGACTTCAAACGATATCAGGAGCAAGTTATCGTTAATGCACAAGTCCTAGCTGATTCTCTTATGAGAAAAGGTTTCAGATTGGTTTCTGCCGGAACAGACAATCATCTCATGCTCATAGATCTGGGCACAAAAGAATCCGGTAATCCATCCGGCAAAAAGATGGAAGGTGCTCTCGATAAAGCGGGAATCACTGCAAACAAAAACACTGTTCCGTTCGATACAAGACCCCCATTTGTAGCTTCCGGTATTAGACTTGGAACACCAGCCGTTACAACTCGAGGGATGAAAGAAGAAGAGATGATCAAAATTGCTGAATTTATTTATCGCGTTAAACAAAATGTTAATAACGATGAAGAGTTGATAAAAATTAAGCAGGAAGTGAAAAACATGTGTGCATCATTTCCCATTTTTGCTAATTTAAGAAACGAGAAATTATAATGGATACATTCCGACACGGTGAAACAATTGATGAACTGAAAACCAATGCAAAAGACGCTCGTAAAACAATGTTTCTTAACGAAATTTATCTTAATTACAGAAGATGGAAAGAAGCAAACCTCGCAATAGAAAGCAATAGCGAAGACGATTTAAAAGAAAAAATCAGATTGTATGCAGATTATCGTCGTCATATATTTCAAAAAAAATACCGTCACAAAAACTCCTTCTTGGGTGATAGAAAGTTGTATGAAACAGCTCTTTCAGAATTCGTATATTATGTTTATAAAGATATGCCGATTACACGGTCAAAAAATGTATTGCTGACCCGTGCCTTTATTGCTAACCAACTTACCGGATTTATTCATAACATTGATGATCTGAAAAATGAAAAAGTGCTCAACTTTCGTGAACAAAAAATGCGGTGTGTGATTGGTAGATCATTGAAAATGCAGTACCGTATGGATGGCCGAAAAGCTTATTTTACTCAAGATTTGGTTTTTCCATTAGTTATAACAGAAACCGCAATGATTCTCGACGATTGGCTTTTTAATAGCATTCACAGAAGTGTTCGACGAATAAAAAAAATGTTTCCAGATTGTTTAGCTCTTATCGTAGCGGAAGTGGTTCATGACGATTTTAGTTCGA from the Candidatus Cloacimonadota bacterium genome contains:
- a CDS encoding DUF4175 family protein, which produces MNLYKKKLRSLSNKFFVTRIVENLLTLLSIFFLLFITYHFISIFFGNDYELLYSGSIIFKILCLLIFFYLIYKIIGSYHGLHFIAENLAVKNPKENEILLSALEFNSRKTADNYSREIIQAEINQANEISKKVTFKNNFSLQKIYFSLKLFVVSLVMVIILALSFPVSVRQTFRTLINIQSFEPHFDSFIEVIPGNKVVLKGSNLEVRIENFYPELNYELVFMKNLRSKKIELSKSAYTFYNIDDSLDYFFRNDFAVSDTFTISVLEKPAVKNLTIQYDYPAYAKLLPKIEKDASGNIFTLTGTNIKFSIEVNNQLTDARIIFSDGQTVQMSKVEAKQYSANFKITKSLTYYFYLEDVLGNKNSFIRRTIYAEDDLPPQVKITFPAEDRILAQNLTETINYSASDDFGISELGIVYKKNDGEFIHKNIDVDANITNLNGSYIFDLNEHRLFPGDVIAYYLQIWDNCSEPEKQSSKSRIYLLKFPSIEELYEEIDKQQESKYENLAETLEKAKKNKKKFEDLRRKYLKNEELDWEQKDELKETLENQKEMAELAEKTAEEYKKFVEQIEKNKAVSKETLEKLKKIQEIMKDIATPELMDAIKKMQESLENVDQEQMKKAMEQFKSMQEDFLKKLDETLKLLEKIKLEQNMQKILQQAEEMEKLQKDLNENAQERMDNNSDMSDLSEKQKEISEKYESLKEEIQKQIEELEKNQKNKSANELREALEQAEKNEMSPQMQQSAQQMQANKKQNLSKMQQSIQQSMSSMKNSIQKAQQSMQGMAMAEFQKLIDKTIFNLLYFSGIQEKILGNNYKSFEVLDEEIAIYDGIQNVMKELFKNPLIILILSPKFSPHVASLINDFDSMFDQLRNRRTYNIQKDKERIFSGINLLVYDLLQSSGGGQQGGGGGMQQLMQQLQKMGQQQGGVTMLAQALMQQMMEQMGQGQGLSPQQRKMMDRIAGNEQRIKENLERVLRDFPEAEKLMGNLQSLGDEINEVLKKLNKGIIDQDLIEKQQHIHSRLLDAQRSIHKRDFSNKRKAKTPELFEYATPDSLRINKNSKEVKDVLKFINENYPEEFHNLIKKYLEKIQYEQK
- a CDS encoding co-chaperone GroES, whose amino-acid sequence is MKIKPIDDRVLIKSIELKDEKKVGNIIIPDTAKEKPQIGEIIAVGNDEDLQDLVKEGDKIIYAKYGGTEIELEGEKFLIVQRSDLLGIVE
- a CDS encoding bifunctional enoyl-CoA hydratase/phosphate acetyltransferase; translated protein: MKPIRHLKEMEKYLKERKEKKTLAVAMGEDPHTLGAVTRALNKDLLNVIVTGQQDKIKQVADEKGLDISKLKIIDVKSEEEGIKKAVQLVKEGKADYLMKGLCNTAKYMRGILDKNKGLMKKGEILSHVTVMEVPTYHKLLLLSDVAVIPYPDLSNKIKMLGYCKQIANSLGIKKPKAAILAAVEKVNPKMQSTMEAAILSKMQDRKQITGMLVDGPLAMDLAVSKESADIKGIKSEVAGDADIILFPNIEAGNIVYKTLAYLGNAKLAAIVMGANVPCVLTSRSDSDDSKYYSIILGALAS
- the rpiB gene encoding ribose 5-phosphate isomerase B, which encodes MKKIIIASDHAGFELKGRLLDYLHDKYVVEDAGTYTKESCDYPDVGFPAAEKVAQGLFDAGILICGSGIGMSIVANKVKNIRGALCTSPEIAKLSRQHNNSNILILPGRFIDFTNAKKVVDVWLKTGFAEGRHHRRIKKIQKYEEQ
- the glyA gene encoding serine hydroxymethyltransferase, with translation MLNYNEIKKSDPEVFGFMMDEVNRQNQNLELIASENIVSDAVMEAAGSVLTNKYAEGYPYRRSRKDGKVKYRLYGRYYGGCEYVDKIEELAIERAKEIFGAEHANVQPHSGSQANMAAYFAVAKPGDTILSLKLEHGGHLTHGHPLSFSGQLFNIVAYGVNKETEQFDYDSIFEKAKECKPRIILTGASAYPREINFAKFREIADEVGAILIVDMAHIAGLCATGLHPNPVKYADIVTSTTHKTLRGPRGGLILCKEKYAKDVDKFVFPWGQGGPLEHVIAAKAIAFKEVMGDDFKRYQEQVIVNAQVLADSLMRKGFRLVSAGTDNHLMLIDLGTKESGNPSGKKMEGALDKAGITANKNTVPFDTRPPFVASGIRLGTPAVTTRGMKEEEMIKIAEFIYRVKQNVNNDEELIKIKQEVKNMCASFPIFANLRNEKL
- a CDS encoding Bpu10I family restriction endonuclease, encoding MDTFRHGETIDELKTNAKDARKTMFLNEIYLNYRRWKEANLAIESNSEDDLKEKIRLYADYRRHIFQKKYRHKNSFLGDRKLYETALSEFVYYVYKDMPITRSKNVLLTRAFIANQLTGFIHNIDDLKNEKVLNFREQKMRCVIGRSLKMQYRMDGRKAYFTQDLVFPLVITETAMILDDWLFNSIHRSVRRIKKMFPDCLALIVAEVVHDDFSSNIQDSALDGLYIIQQQTMSMKRKNISFDVIDGIVNHISKYFAKDENELKRKIESGIILK